The Pirellulales bacterium genome includes a region encoding these proteins:
- a CDS encoding DUF4416 family protein, with protein MGHPHPHPPVLRILAAFSRYEAALDWGREQAVAAWGAVALEGPRFEFAETDYYAPSMGPGLWKTLWAFEPLAPPEELPAWKHQTNAWESTYASWQRHPEARPLNLDPGYVTAAKLVLASTKDHAHRLYLGQGIFGEVTLHVRDRRWQPQAWTYADYRRADVQEFLETCRQYYRQRQQGLRPSEGPGA; from the coding sequence ATGGGCCATCCGCACCCGCACCCGCCGGTGTTACGGATTCTAGCGGCCTTCAGCCGCTATGAAGCAGCTCTCGACTGGGGGCGCGAGCAGGCCGTCGCCGCCTGGGGCGCCGTGGCGCTCGAAGGCCCCCGCTTTGAGTTTGCCGAGACCGACTATTACGCGCCGTCGATGGGCCCGGGCTTGTGGAAAACGCTGTGGGCCTTCGAACCCCTGGCTCCGCCCGAGGAGCTGCCTGCCTGGAAGCACCAAACCAATGCCTGGGAAAGCACGTATGCTAGTTGGCAGAGGCATCCCGAGGCGCGGCCGTTGAATCTCGACCCCGGCTACGTCACCGCGGCCAAGCTGGTGTTGGCCTCGACCAAGGATCATGCCCACCGTCTGTATCTGGGCCAGGGGATTTTCGGCGAGGTCACCCTGCACGTGCGCGATCGCCGGTGGCAGCCCCAGGCGTGGACCTATGCCGACTATCGTCGGGCCGATGTGCAAGAGTTTCTGGAGACGTGTCGCCAGTACTATCGGCAGCGGCAGCAGGGACTGCGGCCAAGCGAAGGACCAGGCGCGTGA
- a CDS encoding proline--tRNA ligase — MRWTQTFIPTMKESPEGAEIPSHVLMLRAGMVNQLMAGAYTYLPLGLRALKKAERIVREEMDRAGAIELLMPGLMPISLFEQSGRISAFGSVLIQFKVRRQNRDIHLALGPTHEEVITDLVAHHISSYRQLPITLYQIQTKYRNEERPRFGVLRTSEFLMKDAYSFDTSVEGLQASYQKMYDAYCRVFARCGLPYLPVEAESGPIGGDASHEFMVPAENGEDTVVHCPGCGYAANLERAETGQRAGRTAAASSKPLTKVDTPQVGSIEQVSKLLKCRPEQVLKTLIYLADEQPLAVLLRGDHEANEGKVRRASGAAQLVLAPPDVIERATGAPVGFAGPCGLKIRILADYDVAAVADAVVGANEADKHYTGANLGRDFQVEALADLRNVVAGDPCPRCQQTLELRKAIEVGHVFKLGTKYSDALAAKFLDAQETQHTMIMGCYGIGVSRMLAALIETSHDAAGIIWPLALAPYQVIVDPLNVSQPEVLAAAERLHDELEAAGIETLLDDRDVRAGVKFKDADLIGIPLRVVVGDRGLKAGQLEIKWRRDAEPTNIPLADAAQTIQRLLVEAACQVGR, encoded by the coding sequence GTGCGCTGGACCCAAACGTTCATCCCCACCATGAAGGAATCGCCCGAGGGGGCGGAAATCCCCAGCCACGTGCTGATGTTGCGCGCCGGCATGGTCAACCAGCTCATGGCCGGGGCCTACACCTACCTGCCGCTCGGGCTGCGGGCGCTCAAAAAGGCCGAGCGGATCGTGCGCGAAGAAATGGACCGCGCCGGGGCGATCGAATTGCTGATGCCGGGTTTGATGCCGATTTCGCTGTTCGAGCAGAGCGGTCGCATCTCGGCGTTCGGTTCGGTGTTGATCCAGTTCAAGGTCCGCCGGCAGAACCGCGACATTCACCTGGCGCTGGGTCCTACGCACGAGGAGGTGATCACCGACCTGGTGGCGCACCACATTTCCAGCTACCGGCAATTGCCGATCACGCTCTACCAAATCCAGACCAAGTATCGCAACGAAGAACGTCCGAGGTTCGGCGTGCTGCGGACCAGCGAGTTCTTGATGAAAGACGCCTACAGCTTCGACACGAGCGTCGAGGGGCTGCAGGCCAGCTACCAGAAGATGTACGACGCCTACTGCCGCGTCTTTGCGCGTTGCGGGCTCCCCTACCTGCCGGTCGAGGCCGAAAGCGGTCCGATCGGCGGCGATGCCAGCCATGAATTCATGGTCCCGGCCGAGAACGGCGAGGACACCGTCGTGCATTGCCCGGGCTGCGGCTATGCGGCCAACCTCGAGCGGGCGGAAACCGGCCAGCGCGCCGGACGTACGGCCGCTGCGAGCAGCAAGCCGCTGACCAAGGTCGACACTCCGCAGGTCGGCAGCATCGAGCAGGTGAGCAAACTGCTCAAATGCCGTCCGGAACAGGTGCTGAAGACGCTGATCTACCTGGCCGACGAGCAGCCGCTGGCAGTGTTGCTGCGCGGCGATCACGAGGCCAACGAGGGCAAGGTCCGCCGCGCCAGCGGCGCCGCACAACTCGTCCTCGCGCCGCCGGACGTGATCGAGCGCGCGACCGGGGCGCCGGTCGGGTTTGCCGGGCCGTGCGGCCTGAAGATTCGCATCCTGGCCGACTACGACGTGGCCGCGGTCGCCGATGCGGTGGTCGGCGCCAACGAGGCTGACAAGCATTACACCGGGGCTAATCTCGGCCGTGACTTCCAAGTCGAGGCGTTGGCCGACTTGCGCAACGTCGTGGCCGGCGATCCCTGTCCGCGCTGCCAGCAGACGCTCGAACTGCGCAAGGCGATCGAGGTGGGCCACGTGTTCAAGCTCGGCACGAAGTACTCCGATGCGCTGGCCGCCAAATTTCTCGACGCCCAGGAAACGCAGCACACGATGATCATGGGCTGCTACGGGATCGGCGTCAGCCGGATGCTGGCCGCGTTGATCGAAACTTCGCACGACGCTGCCGGCATCATCTGGCCTTTGGCGCTGGCGCCCTACCAGGTGATCGTCGATCCCTTGAACGTTTCGCAGCCAGAAGTGCTCGCCGCTGCCGAGCGACTGCACGACGAACTCGAGGCAGCCGGGATCGAGACGCTGCTCGACGACCGGGATGTCCGCGCCGGGGTCAAATTCAAGGATGCCGACCTGATCGGCATCCCGTTGCGCGTGGTCGTGGGGGACCGAGGCTTGAAGGCTGGGCAGTTGGAGATCAAGTGGCGACGCGATGCGGAGCCGACCAATATCCCCCTGGCCGACGCAGCGCAGACCATCCAGCGGCTCTTGGTCGAAGCGGCCTGCCAGGTGGGCCGGTAA
- a CDS encoding HD domain-containing protein: MVRRFIAELGHQEHIEEVYLASGKQLRPNKNGDLYLQVELADRSGTVTARLWNANDTVYRAFEDGDFVRVTGTAQVYQGSMQMIATRIARVSPEEVDADDFLAQPAVPVDTLLRRLQALLRSQQDPQLKALAECFLQDAALMRKLCRAPAGVKHHHAYLGGLLEHVVSLMNVVDRVVELYPQLNRDLMLLGALLHDLGKVDELDFERASLGYTDSGQLLGHLVLAISLLDEKLQEVARQTGQAVPEELVLRLKHMIVSHHGQYEFGSPKVPMTPEALALHYLDSLDAKLHCFQQLMDEDPNVESSWTLYHQSLGRKLFKGRGASAGAS; this comes from the coding sequence ATGGTCCGGCGGTTCATTGCGGAACTGGGTCACCAGGAACACATCGAAGAGGTCTACCTCGCCTCGGGCAAGCAACTGCGCCCCAACAAGAACGGCGACCTCTATCTCCAGGTCGAGCTGGCCGATCGCTCGGGCACCGTAACGGCCCGGCTGTGGAACGCCAACGACACAGTCTATCGCGCCTTCGAAGACGGCGATTTCGTCCGGGTCACCGGCACGGCCCAGGTTTACCAGGGCTCGATGCAGATGATCGCTACGCGCATCGCCCGGGTAAGCCCCGAGGAAGTCGACGCGGACGATTTTCTGGCGCAGCCCGCCGTGCCGGTCGACACGTTGTTGCGCCGGCTGCAGGCATTGCTGCGCTCGCAACAAGATCCGCAGCTCAAGGCGCTGGCCGAATGCTTTCTGCAGGACGCCGCCTTGATGCGCAAGTTGTGCCGCGCGCCGGCCGGCGTGAAGCATCATCACGCCTACCTGGGCGGCCTGCTCGAACACGTCGTCAGCCTGATGAATGTCGTCGACCGCGTCGTCGAGCTGTATCCGCAGCTGAACCGCGACTTGATGCTCTTGGGCGCCTTGCTCCACGATCTGGGCAAGGTCGACGAGCTCGACTTCGAACGCGCGTCGCTGGGCTATACCGACTCGGGCCAATTGCTCGGCCACCTCGTGCTGGCCATCTCGCTCTTGGACGAGAAGCTGCAGGAAGTCGCCCGGCAGACGGGCCAGGCGGTGCCCGAGGAACTCGTGCTGCGTCTCAAGCACATGATCGTGAGCCACCACGGGCAATACGAATTCGGCAGTCCCAAGGTGCCGATGACTCCCGAGGCGCTGGCGTTGCACTATCTCGACAGCCTCGACGCCAAGCTGCACTGTTTCCAGCAATTGATGGATGAAGACCCGAACGTCGAAAGCTCGTGGACGCTGTACCACCAATCGCTGGGACGAAAGTTGTTCAAAGGTCGCGGTGCTTCGGCGGGCGCGTCATGA
- the rnr gene encoding ribonuclease R codes for MNADDEPLAADADDPAGDDASPPEASNEGDDSLAGRVLALVRTPGYRPAKPSVIAKLLGLNATENRALARLVKRLVKRGELNYGPRHLVEAGTQPPAHPAPPTRAARPRTGQEAGLTGTFIRKAGGFGFVRLKRPSGSEPGDDIFIPAKATGDASTGDTVLVRLTRDGRYGAGNRQGEIVRIVERDTHQFVGTYFETGGSGYVQVDGTLFAAPIFVGDAGAKSARPDDKVVFEMVRFPSPAHDGEGVITEVLGARGQPGVDTLSIVREFELPEVFDEDVLEQCRQQAELFDETNLGDRTDFTAETVITIDPVDARDFDDAISLVEQENGHWLLGVHIADVAHFVPPKTALDREAYARATSVYLPDRVLPMLPELISNSLASLQPDRVRYTKSAIIEFSPEGVPVHVELHRSAIRSQRRFAYEEVDDYLAAPDGWRAKLTPVVHALLERMHRLAMILRRRRFARGALELSMPEVKIDLDREGRVSGAHRVQNTTSHQIIEEFMLAANIAVAEKLHAAGWPFLRRIHPTPDPRKQKLLTDFVNELGFAVDSLESRFELQKLLNRVVGHPAEYAVNYAVLRSLQRAVYSPIEEGHYALASDCYCHFTSPIRRYPDLTIHRLVDALLLGRKVRHDLGELAAQGEHCSEREQRAEAAERELIKLKLLHYLSERIGDELRAVVTGVEDYGLFVQGLELPAEGLIHITSLQDDFYRYDRASHTLTGRRAGNAFRLGDILQVVVARVDLDRRELDFRLAGREASPRTPRPERSPRGDRRGTSRQPGKTPQHRPPNKGRPKRGRR; via the coding sequence ATGAATGCCGACGACGAACCGCTGGCTGCAGACGCAGATGATCCCGCGGGCGACGACGCTTCGCCGCCGGAGGCGAGCAACGAGGGGGACGATTCGCTCGCCGGCCGGGTGCTGGCGCTGGTACGGACGCCGGGCTATCGGCCCGCCAAACCGAGCGTGATCGCCAAACTGCTGGGCCTGAACGCCACGGAAAACCGGGCGCTGGCCCGGCTCGTCAAGCGGCTCGTGAAACGCGGTGAACTGAATTACGGCCCGCGCCACCTGGTCGAAGCCGGCACGCAGCCGCCGGCGCATCCGGCCCCGCCCACGCGCGCGGCGCGGCCACGCACTGGCCAAGAAGCCGGACTGACCGGCACCTTTATCCGCAAGGCGGGCGGCTTCGGCTTCGTACGCCTCAAGCGCCCCTCGGGTAGCGAACCGGGCGACGACATCTTCATTCCGGCCAAGGCCACGGGCGACGCCTCGACCGGGGATACGGTGCTCGTGCGTTTGACCCGCGACGGCCGCTACGGCGCCGGGAATCGCCAAGGTGAAATCGTCCGCATTGTCGAGCGCGACACGCACCAGTTTGTCGGCACCTATTTCGAGACCGGCGGCTCCGGCTACGTGCAGGTCGACGGCACGCTGTTTGCCGCGCCGATCTTCGTCGGCGACGCCGGCGCCAAGAGCGCTCGCCCCGACGATAAGGTCGTCTTCGAAATGGTGCGGTTTCCGTCACCGGCACACGACGGTGAAGGCGTAATCACCGAGGTGCTCGGAGCCCGCGGCCAGCCGGGCGTCGACACCTTGTCGATCGTCCGCGAGTTCGAGCTGCCCGAGGTATTCGACGAAGACGTGCTGGAGCAGTGCCGCCAACAGGCCGAATTGTTCGACGAAACGAACCTGGGCGACCGCACCGACTTCACGGCCGAAACGGTGATCACGATCGACCCGGTCGATGCCCGCGATTTCGACGACGCCATTTCGCTCGTCGAGCAAGAAAACGGCCATTGGCTGCTAGGGGTGCATATCGCCGACGTGGCGCATTTCGTCCCGCCCAAAACGGCGCTCGACCGCGAGGCCTATGCCCGCGCGACGAGCGTCTACTTGCCCGACCGGGTGCTGCCGATGCTGCCGGAGCTGATCTCCAACAGCCTGGCAAGCCTGCAGCCCGACCGCGTGCGGTACACCAAGTCGGCGATCATCGAGTTTTCGCCCGAAGGGGTCCCGGTGCATGTCGAGCTGCACCGCTCGGCGATCCGCAGCCAGCGGCGCTTCGCGTATGAGGAGGTCGACGACTACCTGGCCGCGCCTGACGGCTGGCGGGCGAAGCTGACGCCGGTTGTCCACGCGCTGCTCGAGCGGATGCACCGGCTGGCCATGATCCTCCGCCGGCGGCGATTTGCGCGCGGCGCGCTGGAGCTGTCGATGCCCGAGGTCAAGATCGACCTCGACCGCGAGGGGCGCGTGAGCGGCGCCCACCGTGTGCAGAACACCACCAGCCACCAAATCATCGAAGAGTTCATGCTCGCGGCCAACATCGCCGTGGCCGAAAAACTCCATGCAGCGGGTTGGCCGTTCTTGCGCCGCATCCATCCTACGCCCGACCCGCGCAAACAGAAGCTCTTGACCGATTTCGTCAACGAGCTGGGGTTCGCGGTCGACAGCCTGGAAAGCCGTTTCGAACTGCAGAAGCTGCTGAACCGCGTCGTCGGGCACCCGGCCGAATACGCCGTCAACTATGCCGTCTTGCGCAGCCTGCAACGGGCCGTCTACAGCCCGATCGAAGAAGGCCATTATGCCCTAGCGAGCGATTGCTATTGCCACTTCACGTCGCCCATTCGCCGGTATCCCGACCTGACGATCCACCGGCTGGTCGATGCGCTGCTACTGGGACGCAAGGTGCGCCACGACCTGGGCGAGCTGGCCGCTCAAGGCGAGCACTGCTCGGAACGCGAACAACGTGCCGAGGCGGCCGAGCGCGAACTGATCAAGCTCAAGTTGCTGCATTACCTCAGCGAGCGAATTGGCGATGAGCTGCGGGCCGTCGTGACCGGCGTCGAAGACTACGGCTTGTTTGTCCAGGGACTGGAGCTGCCCGCCGAAGGACTGATCCACATCACTTCGCTGCAGGACGACTTTTACCGTTACGACCGGGCCTCGCACACGTTGACCGGCCGCCGTGCTGGGAACGCTTTTCGCCTGGGCGATATCCTGCAAGTCGTCGTCGCCCGGGTCGATCTCGACCGTCGCGAGCTGGATTTCAGGCTTGCAGGGCGCGAAGCCTCGCCGCGCACTCCGCGACCGGAGCGTTCGCCGCGCGGCGACCGCCGCGGCACGTCGCGGCAGCCGGGCAAGACCCCGCAGCATCGCCCCCCGAACAAGGGCCGGCCCAAGCGCGGAAGGCGCTGA
- the gcvT gene encoding glycine cleavage system aminomethyltransferase GcvT: MTDTLAKTPLADWHAAHGGRMVDFAGWLMPTHYSSIVEEHLATRTAVGVFDISHMGRLWFVGDAAARYVDSLVTRATAAMSPGRIRYALVTNDAGGILDDVLVYNLTTTANEPARLVVVNASNRPKLLNWFAAHPAPAGVELRDGTVATAMIAVQGPRAIELVAPLTSSPVGELKYYTACHARLGDVEAVVSRTGYTGEDGFELIVPAAAAERLWQGLVEAGAQPVGLGARDTLRLEAGMPLYGHELNEQIDPYQAGLGSSVDLQKPSFVGQATLAQLRDDAARPRRVGLAVAGRRIPREGATLLSAERLIGHVTSGTFSPSLERTIAMGYVEPAFSPPGTELVVEVRGHRDTATVVALPFYQRGAAPQRAASLSSAGKGSIA; this comes from the coding sequence ATGACCGACACCCTGGCAAAAACGCCGCTGGCGGACTGGCACGCCGCGCACGGAGGACGGATGGTCGACTTCGCCGGCTGGCTGATGCCGACGCATTACTCGTCGATCGTCGAAGAACACCTCGCCACGCGCACGGCCGTGGGCGTGTTCGATATCTCGCACATGGGCCGGCTCTGGTTCGTCGGCGACGCGGCGGCCCGGTACGTCGATTCGCTGGTCACCCGCGCGACGGCCGCGATGTCGCCGGGGCGGATTCGCTATGCCCTGGTCACCAACGACGCCGGCGGCATCCTCGACGACGTACTCGTCTATAACTTGACCACGACGGCGAACGAGCCAGCGCGGCTGGTCGTCGTCAACGCGAGCAACCGCCCCAAGCTCTTGAACTGGTTCGCGGCGCATCCCGCGCCGGCCGGCGTCGAGCTGCGCGACGGCACCGTCGCGACTGCGATGATCGCCGTGCAGGGCCCACGCGCCATCGAGTTGGTCGCTCCGCTCACGTCGTCGCCCGTCGGCGAACTGAAATACTACACCGCGTGCCACGCGCGGCTCGGCGACGTCGAAGCCGTCGTCAGCCGCACCGGCTACACGGGCGAGGATGGTTTCGAGCTGATCGTTCCGGCCGCGGCGGCCGAGCGTTTGTGGCAGGGGCTGGTCGAAGCCGGCGCTCAGCCGGTCGGCCTGGGTGCGCGCGACACGCTGCGGCTGGAAGCCGGGATGCCGCTGTATGGTCACGAGCTGAACGAACAGATCGACCCCTATCAGGCGGGCCTCGGCTCGTCGGTCGATCTGCAGAAGCCGTCGTTCGTCGGGCAAGCAACCTTGGCGCAGTTGCGCGACGACGCCGCGCGGCCGCGGCGCGTCGGCCTGGCCGTGGCCGGTCGCAGGATCCCGCGCGAGGGGGCGACCCTGCTGTCGGCCGAACGCTTGATCGGTCACGTGACCAGCGGCACGTTTTCTCCGTCGCTCGAGCGCACGATCGCCATGGGCTACGTCGAACCGGCGTTCTCGCCGCCTGGGACCGAACTGGTCGTCGAGGTCCGCGGCCATCGCGACACGGCCACGGTCGTGGCGCTACCGTTCTATCAACGCGGCGCCGCTCCGCAGCGCGCCGCTTCCCTGTCCTCTGCCGGGAAAGGATCGATCGCTTGA
- the gcvH gene encoding glycine cleavage system protein GcvH, which produces MTPQELRYATTHEWVHVGLDERGEKIATVGISAFAIEALTDLVFMDLAKVGTQVTAGESFGEIESVKAVSDLYSPVDGEIVAVNEALIKKLETLKDDPYGQGWLIKVRLKDESALDDLLDYDAYQKQCAEEGH; this is translated from the coding sequence TTGACACCGCAAGAGCTGCGCTATGCGACCACGCACGAATGGGTACACGTCGGGCTCGACGAACGCGGCGAAAAGATCGCCACCGTGGGCATTTCCGCCTTCGCCATCGAAGCGTTGACCGACCTGGTGTTTATGGACCTCGCGAAAGTCGGCACGCAGGTCACCGCCGGCGAATCGTTCGGCGAAATCGAATCGGTCAAGGCCGTGAGCGATCTCTACAGCCCGGTCGACGGCGAGATCGTCGCCGTGAACGAAGCCCTGATCAAGAAGCTCGAGACGCTCAAGGACGACCCCTATGGCCAGGGCTGGCTGATCAAGGTCCGCCTCAAAGACGAATCGGCGCTCGACGATTTGCTCGATTACGACGCCTATCAGAAACAGTGCGCCGAGGAGGGGCACTAG
- the gcvPA gene encoding aminomethyl-transferring glycine dehydrogenase subunit GcvPA yields MAYFLNTEDDRRAMLETIGVRSIEELFAMVPDELRLKRALDLPPALSELELTSHLAELAGANRSATDAVCFLGGGCYDHFVPAVVDAIGSRSEFYTSYTPYQPEASQGNLQAFFEYQTLITQLTGMDVSNASLYDGGSAATEGVLMALSTSRQKGRVVTSAGVHPEYRAILRTYLQNLGVELVTVGTPTGTLTPSDLAAALDQNTACVLLAQPNFFGCVEDTAELVRVAHEVGAAAVVAVDPLSLGVLKRPGDYGADIVVAEGQSLGTPMSFGGPFLGILACREQFLRKMPGRVTGQTVDRRGRRCWVLTLQTREQHIRREKATSNICTNQGLFALRATVYLSLLGPHGLRALGSLCLNKSRDAIERITSGERFSLAFDRPTFKEFVLRDAQGRVADLLAEAADEGVFAGVPLGQWYPEMSDCFLVAVTEQRTRAQIDRLATTLAQATRETAPAHA; encoded by the coding sequence ATGGCATATTTTCTCAACACGGAGGACGATCGGCGCGCGATGCTCGAAACAATCGGCGTCCGCTCGATCGAAGAGTTGTTCGCAATGGTGCCCGACGAGCTGCGGCTCAAGCGGGCACTCGATCTGCCGCCGGCACTGTCCGAGCTGGAATTGACCTCGCATCTCGCCGAGTTGGCCGGGGCCAATCGCTCGGCCACCGATGCCGTGTGCTTTCTCGGGGGCGGCTGCTACGACCATTTCGTGCCGGCGGTCGTCGACGCGATCGGCTCGCGCAGCGAGTTCTACACCTCGTACACGCCCTATCAGCCCGAGGCCAGCCAGGGCAATTTGCAGGCCTTCTTCGAATACCAGACGCTGATCACGCAATTGACCGGCATGGACGTCTCGAACGCCAGCCTGTACGACGGCGGCAGCGCGGCGACCGAAGGCGTGCTGATGGCGCTGTCGACCTCGCGTCAGAAAGGGCGCGTCGTCACGTCGGCCGGCGTCCACCCCGAGTACCGCGCGATCCTGCGGACCTATCTGCAAAACCTGGGCGTCGAGCTGGTCACGGTGGGAACCCCCACCGGCACGCTGACGCCCTCCGACCTGGCCGCCGCGCTCGACCAGAACACCGCGTGCGTGTTGCTCGCGCAGCCCAACTTCTTCGGCTGCGTCGAAGACACGGCCGAACTGGTGCGCGTCGCACATGAAGTCGGCGCCGCGGCGGTTGTGGCCGTCGACCCGCTCAGCCTCGGCGTGCTCAAGCGTCCGGGCGACTACGGCGCCGACATCGTCGTGGCCGAGGGCCAATCGCTGGGCACACCGATGTCGTTCGGCGGTCCCTTCCTGGGCATCCTGGCCTGCCGCGAGCAGTTCTTGCGCAAGATGCCAGGCCGCGTGACGGGACAAACGGTCGATCGCCGCGGCCGGCGCTGCTGGGTCCTGACGCTGCAAACCCGTGAGCAGCACATCCGCCGCGAGAAAGCCACGAGCAACATCTGCACCAACCAGGGGCTCTTCGCCCTCCGGGCCACGGTCTACCTGTCGCTGCTTGGTCCGCACGGCCTGCGCGCGCTAGGTTCGCTGTGCCTGAACAAGTCGCGCGACGCGATCGAGCGCATCACGTCGGGCGAACGGTTTTCGCTGGCCTTCGATCGGCCGACGTTCAAGGAGTTCGTCCTCCGCGACGCGCAGGGGCGCGTCGCCGACCTGCTGGCCGAAGCGGCCGACGAGGGCGTGTTCGCCGGCGTGCCGCTGGGGCAATGGTACCCGGAGATGTCCGATTGCTTCCTGGTGGCCGTCACCGAGCAGCGCACCCGGGCCCAGATCGACCGGCTGGCAACGACGCTGGCCCAAGCCACACGGGAGACCGCGCCGGCCCATGCGTAA
- the gcvPB gene encoding aminomethyl-transferring glycine dehydrogenase subunit GcvPB, with product MRNTRATQLLFELSKPGRGTNILPACDVPEHALGELLPADALAEGPPPLPELAEPDIVRHFVNLSTQNMSVDTHFYPLGSCTMKYNSKRNERVAALPGFAQLHPYQPESSLQGMLELLYRCGQMLAEIAGLPAVSLQPAAGAQGELTALLVAAAYFRHLGQERTRVLVPDSAHGTNPASAAMAGFEAVTVRSTDDGHVDWDDLTRKLDDRIAVLMITNPNTLGLFEPRIVEIAAAVHQRGGLVYLDGANMNAILGITRPGDFGADMMHFNPHKTFSGPHGGGGPGAGPIAVRDFLEPFLPSPVVVRQGNRFHLQHDRPQSIGRVRCFFGQVGVLIRAYAYLHTHGPEGLRRVSEEAVLNANYLLAKVKHILPVPQGDRCMHEFVASAARLKADKDISAMDIAKRLLDYGFHAPTVYFPLVVRESMMIEPTETESRETLDAFAAALFRITEEPAELLHEAPHTTTISRPDEVRAAKEPVLVWKP from the coding sequence ATGCGTAATACCCGCGCCACGCAACTGCTGTTCGAACTTTCCAAGCCCGGCCGGGGCACCAACATCCTGCCGGCGTGCGACGTGCCGGAACACGCGCTGGGCGAGCTGCTGCCGGCCGACGCGCTGGCCGAAGGCCCGCCGCCACTGCCCGAGCTGGCCGAGCCCGACATCGTGCGTCATTTCGTGAACTTGTCGACGCAGAACATGTCGGTCGACACGCACTTCTACCCGCTCGGCTCGTGCACGATGAAATACAACTCGAAGCGCAACGAGCGGGTCGCCGCGCTACCGGGCTTTGCGCAATTGCATCCCTACCAGCCGGAATCGTCGCTGCAGGGCATGCTCGAGCTGCTCTATCGCTGCGGACAGATGCTGGCCGAGATCGCCGGGTTGCCGGCCGTCTCGCTGCAGCCGGCAGCCGGCGCGCAGGGCGAGTTGACGGCCCTGCTCGTGGCGGCGGCCTACTTTCGCCACCTCGGCCAGGAGCGCACCCGGGTGCTCGTGCCCGACAGTGCCCACGGCACCAATCCGGCCAGTGCTGCGATGGCCGGGTTCGAAGCGGTAACGGTCCGCAGCACCGACGACGGGCACGTCGACTGGGACGACCTGACCCGCAAGCTCGACGATCGCATTGCCGTGCTGATGATCACCAATCCGAACACGCTGGGGCTGTTCGAGCCGCGGATTGTCGAGATCGCCGCGGCCGTGCACCAGCGTGGTGGGTTGGTCTATCTCGACGGCGCAAACATGAACGCGATCCTGGGCATCACGCGGCCGGGCGATTTCGGGGCCGACATGATGCACTTCAACCCGCACAAGACGTTCAGCGGCCCGCACGGCGGCGGCGGTCCCGGCGCGGGGCCGATCGCGGTGCGCGACTTTCTCGAGCCGTTCTTGCCATCGCCGGTCGTCGTCAGGCAGGGCAATCGTTTTCATCTCCAGCACGATCGGCCGCAGTCGATTGGTCGCGTGCGGTGTTTCTTCGGGCAGGTTGGCGTGTTGATTCGCGCCTATGCCTACCTGCACACGCACGGGCCCGAGGGCTTGCGGCGAGTTTCGGAAGAAGCCGTGCTGAATGCCAACTATCTGCTGGCCAAGGTGAAGCACATTCTGCCGGTGCCGCAAGGCGACCGCTGCATGCACGAATTCGTCGCTTCGGCCGCGCGGCTCAAGGCCGATAAAGACATCTCGGCGATGGACATCGCCAAACGGTTGCTCGACTACGGATTCCATGCGCCGACGGTGTATTTTCCGCTGGTCGTCCGCGAATCGATGATGATCGAGCCCACCGAGACCGAAAGCCGCGAGACGCTCGACGCGTTTGCCGCGGCCTTGTTCCGCATCACGGAAGAACCGGCCGAGCTGTTGCACGAGGCGCCGCATACCACCACGATCAGCCGGCCCGACGAAGTGCGCGCCGCGAAAGAGCCCGTGCTCGTTTGGAAACCCTGA